The genomic window AAAAATGAGATCACTTCCCCCTACATGAATATCAATGGTTTCGCCGAGTCTCTCCCTGACCATAGCAGAACATTCAATATGCCATCCTGGGCGACCTTTTCCCCAAGGAGAGTCCCAAGCCGGTTCCCCTGGTTTAGCGGATTTCCACACCGCAAAGTCCGCCGGATCTTTTTTCTTGCTGGCTTCAGCGTCTTCTACTGCAACTCTACCACTGGCCCCTGCTTGTAAGTCTTCTAATTTACGGCCAGATAGCTTACCGTAGGGTTTAAACTGATGCACATTATAGTAAACGTCTCCCTCTGAAGCATAAGCGTATCCCTTTGCTTCCAACTCGGATACTAAGCGTTGAATCCCATTCAGGGTGTGGGTAGCGCGAGGGTAAGCGTCAGCTTTAGCTACGTTGAGGCATTCCATATCTTCAAAATACGCCTCAATAAACCGTTCTGACACCGCTTCCATCGTTGTTTTTTCTTGTCTGGCACGGTTCAAGATTTTATCGTCAATATCGGTAAAATTCTGAATGTAGGTGACATCATAGCCACGCCATTGCAAATAACGCCGTACTACATCCCAAACAATACAAGTTCTCGCATGACCTAAGTGACAGTAATCATACACGGTAATGCCACAGCAATACATCTTGACTTTACCTTCTTCGATGGTGGTAAAAGGTTCTTTGTTGCGAGTTAAGGTGTTGTATACGGTTAGTGTCATAGGTCAGTCATCATTGATCACCTTATCAGTTATCAGTTTTTTCACTCATCACTGATCAAGTTACATAATATTTTAGATGCGATCGCTTACGTTTAGTCCTATTAATATGAAATCTCTTTGAATACTGCACTTTATAGTAGGGTAAGCAAAGGGAGCAGAGGAAGCAGTAGTTTCAAACCCCTATTATCTTGTAAAAAAAGACTCAACTCCGCCACCGAAGGTGCGCATAGCGTCCTCCGAAGTCCGAACTCCTAACACCGAACTCAGGTTAGTAATTAAGCAGATTTCATAATAATTATATACTCGCCCGTTAAAATCAAAGATTTTTAACGGAAGATTCTAACGATACAATAAATTGAGAACTTTCAAAAACTATTGTTTTTTATGTCTACTGTTACCGTTACCGTTCCTGCAACAACGGCCAATATTGGACCAGGGTTTGACTGTATTGGTGCAGCCCTGACTCTTTATAATCAATTTACCTTTACTGAACAACCAGAGGCTGACACTGATCTCAGGATTACAGTAACAGGGACAGAAGCCCATCGAGTCAGTGGCGATCGCACTAACCTACTTTATCAAGCCTTTACTCATTTATACGACCATCTCAACAAAACCCCCCCTAAAATCGCCATTGATATAAAATTAGGGGTTCCTCTGGCCAGAGGATTAGGAAGCTCTGCGACTGCTATTATTGGGGGGCTAGTGGGGGCAAATGAATTAGCTGGTCAACCCCTTTCTACGGCCGAAATCATGGAATTAGCCATTGCGATAGAAGGTCATCCTGATAACGTAGTTCCTGCGTTGTTAGGAAATTGTCAATTATCCGTAGGAGAAGCCGAAAACTGGGAAATTTGTCAAATTCCTTGGCATTCTGACATTATTCCTGTGGTGGCGATTCCTGACTTTGAATTATCCACAGAAGAAGCTAGGGCAGTGTTACCGAAAACCTTATCCTATGGGGATGCTATTTTCAATATAGCTCGCATGGGATTATTAATTAGGGCTTTAGAAAGCGGTAACGAACAATGGTTAAACAAAGCCATGGCCGATAAACTCCATCAACCCTATCGTCAAGGACTGATCGAAGGCTATGAATTTGTGCAAGCATCAGCCCTTAAAGCAGGGGCTTATGGTATGGTCATTAGTGGTGCAGGACCGACCCTATTAGCCTTAACCCATCCTGAAAAGATTCAA from Crocosphaera subtropica ATCC 51142 includes these protein-coding regions:
- the thrB gene encoding homoserine kinase, translated to MSTVTVTVPATTANIGPGFDCIGAALTLYNQFTFTEQPEADTDLRITVTGTEAHRVSGDRTNLLYQAFTHLYDHLNKTPPKIAIDIKLGVPLARGLGSSATAIIGGLVGANELAGQPLSTAEIMELAIAIEGHPDNVVPALLGNCQLSVGEAENWEICQIPWHSDIIPVVAIPDFELSTEEARAVLPKTLSYGDAIFNIARMGLLIRALESGNEQWLNKAMADKLHQPYRQGLIEGYEFVQASALKAGAYGMVISGAGPTLLALTHPEKIQSVEKAMKNAWTQLEIVADVRSLSIDTQGANVNAH